One segment of Pontibacter akesuensis DNA contains the following:
- the rpsT gene encoding 30S ribosomal protein S20, with amino-acid sequence MANHKSALKRIRANNAKRLRNKYQAKTTRTFIKKLRSTTDQTEAQELYKTVSSMLDRLAKKNIIHKNKAANNKSKLAKFVNSLATAA; translated from the coding sequence ATGGCTAACCATAAGTCGGCATTAAAAAGAATCAGAGCGAACAACGCTAAACGTCTTCGTAACAAGTACCAGGCGAAAACTACCCGTACTTTTATCAAGAAGCTAAGAAGCACTACTGACCAGACCGAGGCGCAGGAACTGTACAAAACTGTTTCTTCAATGCTTGACCGTCTGGCTAAGAAAAACATCATCCACAAAAACAAAGCAGCGAACAACAAGTCTAAACTGGCTAAGTTCGTAAATAGCCTGGCAACAGCAGCTTAA